A portion of the Candidatus Pristimantibacillus lignocellulolyticus genome contains these proteins:
- a CDS encoding aldo/keto reductase: MTTHNSYNVTLQNGVQMPYLGLGVWKVTDEVAENTVRQAIEVGYRAIDTATSYGNEAGVGRGIASSGVNRDQIFVTTKIWNGHQGYHEALAAFDDSRSKLNMDVVDLLLVHWPVKGKYTETWRALEEIYTKGYARAIGVSNFQIHHLEDIATKSEITPMVNQVEFHPLLTQEPLRQYCSSHNIRVTAWSPLMQGNLDIPLLQELAAKHNKSAAQIVLRWDIQNGVITIPKTTTPARLVENADVFDFELTNDEMTQISALNENKRFGPDPDNFNF; the protein is encoded by the coding sequence ATGACTACTCATAATAGTTACAACGTTACGTTACAAAATGGAGTGCAAATGCCTTATCTAGGTCTAGGAGTATGGAAAGTTACAGATGAAGTTGCTGAGAACACTGTACGTCAAGCTATTGAAGTTGGCTACCGAGCCATTGATACTGCTACTTCATATGGAAATGAAGCTGGCGTTGGTCGAGGCATCGCTTCTAGCGGTGTTAATCGTGATCAAATTTTCGTTACAACAAAGATTTGGAACGGACATCAAGGTTATCATGAAGCATTAGCGGCATTTGATGACAGTCGCAGTAAATTGAATATGGATGTAGTCGATCTCCTTCTAGTTCATTGGCCAGTAAAAGGAAAATATACTGAGACATGGAGAGCATTAGAAGAGATCTATACAAAAGGCTATGCACGTGCAATCGGAGTAAGTAATTTCCAAATTCATCATCTTGAGGACATCGCTACGAAAAGCGAAATAACTCCTATGGTTAATCAAGTAGAATTCCACCCTCTTCTAACACAAGAGCCGCTTCGTCAATATTGTTCTTCGCATAATATACGAGTAACAGCATGGAGTCCGTTAATGCAAGGTAATCTCGACATTCCCTTGTTGCAAGAACTCGCTGCAAAACATAATAAATCAGCTGCACAAATCGTACTGCGTTGGGATATTCAAAATGGTGTAATCACTATTCCGAAAACTACAACACCTGCTCGTCTCGTTGAAAATGCTGATGTATTCGATTTTGAACTTACAAATGATGAAATGACACAAATTTCAGCGCTTAATGAGAATAAACGCTTTGGTCCAGACCCTGATAACTTTAATTTCTAA
- a CDS encoding methyl-accepting chemotaxis protein codes for MKNIFKLNTIFKRVMTLVIFLVVLISFSLNAISFFVSENELSKEYEKSLINKATDSAIIIQERLARKVIELEALANQPNVQSNNWDEQLPILNSEAERLNYEGIAIVDLKGQAHYTDGETIDLSDRPYVQEALTGKSTMSEVIISRKTNAPALLIAVPIIKQDQTQQLLLARIDGYYLSDIVEDIRVGETGFTYIVSDSGKILAHQNKDLVLQETNYITLAETDATYDEYAKLLKNIITDRIGTKEFKDADGKQMIAYTTIPGTKWVIITGALSSEITAGLNNILLYSVILSFVFIFIGIIVAYPFSHSLSKAIKRVEWNGLQLAKGDFTIPVDEKLLLRKDELGSLGRSFEEMRTQLKLMIDQLRAISDQVVVSSNDMHSSSTQVAEATDHIASTMEDIAGNAQASATASHQTSTSMNETNTGLHRITVSANHVFETASESNKLSANGTAMMNDAMTQMDNIYHSVVQSSDLIEQLAIQNEEVRNFVDIISSIANETNLLALNASIEAARAGDEGRGFSVIAQQVHKLAAQSQISAKQAIEIVEHITTSTTKVMNAMEKGQLEVNGGVQAIKEAEHAFLKINNSMQVMTSDLEEISAASQQLAAASDEVTGQMNGMNQLAQQTAASTESILAATEEQTASLQEVASVSSELRSMALNMNEQMKKFKTK; via the coding sequence ATGAAAAACATATTTAAATTAAACACTATTTTCAAAAGAGTTATGACTTTAGTAATATTTCTTGTAGTGTTAATCTCATTCTCTTTAAATGCGATAAGTTTTTTCGTATCAGAAAACGAACTTTCGAAAGAATATGAAAAATCACTAATTAACAAAGCGACAGATAGCGCAATCATTATACAAGAAAGACTTGCTCGTAAAGTAATTGAGCTAGAAGCATTGGCTAATCAGCCAAATGTTCAAAGTAATAACTGGGATGAGCAATTACCGATCCTGAATTCTGAAGCAGAACGTCTGAACTATGAAGGAATTGCTATTGTAGATCTTAAAGGTCAGGCACATTATACCGACGGTGAAACAATAGATCTTAGCGATCGCCCCTATGTTCAAGAAGCATTAACGGGAAAATCTACGATGTCAGAAGTCATTATTAGTCGTAAAACGAATGCCCCTGCGCTATTAATCGCAGTACCTATAATAAAGCAAGATCAAACTCAACAATTACTATTAGCGCGAATCGATGGGTATTACTTAAGTGATATCGTTGAAGACATTCGTGTCGGTGAGACAGGCTTCACTTATATCGTGAGTGACAGTGGTAAAATTCTTGCTCATCAAAACAAAGATTTAGTGCTGCAAGAAACAAACTATATTACATTAGCAGAAACGGATGCTACATACGACGAGTACGCTAAATTATTAAAAAATATTATCACGGATCGCATTGGAACGAAAGAATTTAAAGATGCTGATGGTAAGCAAATGATTGCCTACACTACGATTCCTGGAACAAAGTGGGTAATTATTACTGGTGCCTTATCTTCTGAAATAACAGCAGGACTCAATAATATATTGCTATATTCTGTAATACTTAGCTTTGTATTTATCTTTATCGGAATCATTGTCGCATACCCGTTCAGTCACTCTCTTTCAAAAGCCATAAAACGTGTGGAGTGGAACGGACTGCAGTTAGCAAAAGGTGACTTTACTATACCTGTCGACGAGAAACTACTATTAAGAAAAGATGAACTAGGTAGTCTAGGACGCTCATTCGAAGAAATGCGTACACAACTGAAGTTGATGATTGATCAACTTAGAGCGATCTCAGATCAAGTTGTTGTATCATCCAATGATATGCATTCAAGCAGCACACAAGTAGCTGAAGCAACTGATCATATCGCTAGTACAATGGAAGATATCGCTGGCAATGCACAAGCAAGTGCAACCGCTAGTCACCAGACAAGCACTTCAATGAACGAAACAAATACTGGACTGCATCGAATTACAGTATCAGCCAATCATGTATTTGAAACTGCATCAGAATCTAATAAACTTTCGGCTAATGGTACTGCCATGATGAATGATGCAATGACCCAGATGGATAACATTTATCACTCTGTTGTACAATCTTCTGATCTAATTGAGCAACTCGCTATACAAAACGAAGAAGTTCGTAACTTCGTCGATATCATCTCAAGTATAGCTAATGAAACCAATCTACTTGCATTGAATGCTTCAATTGAAGCGGCAAGAGCAGGTGATGAAGGTCGTGGTTTCTCTGTTATTGCACAGCAAGTTCATAAACTTGCGGCTCAGTCTCAAATCTCTGCCAAGCAAGCCATTGAGATTGTTGAACATATTACTACGAGTACTACTAAAGTAATGAATGCTATGGAGAAAGGTCAACTTGAAGTAAATGGTGGCGTTCAAGCAATTAAAGAAGCAGAACACGCCTTCCTGAAAATTAATAACAGTATGCAAGTGATGACAAGTGATCTTGAAGAAATAAGTGCGGCTTCGCAGCAACTTGCTGCTGCATCAGATGAAGTAACAGGACAAATGAACGGCATGAATCAATTGGCTCAACAAACTGCTGCGTCCACTGAAAGTATCCTAGCTGCTACGGAGGAGCAAACAGCCTCCCTGCAAGAAGTAGCTAGTGTTTCCAGTGAACTACGTAGTATGGCTTTGAATATGAACGAGCAAATGAAAAAGTTCAAAACGAAATAA
- a CDS encoding iron-containing alcohol dehydrogenase yields MLPFSFHNPTRIIFGEGTAGQVGTVTATYGTKVLLVYGGNSIKQSGLYDNVIEQLTNSGVQYVELTGIEPNPRLTSVYEGIALCREHNVDFILAVGGGSVIDASKAIAAGVPYEGDVWDFFTNKARIESALPLGTILTLSATGTEMNGSMVISHWESKLKRGSGSPHVYPRFSILDPTLTFTVPEHQTVYGSIDIMSHVFEQYFSLTTDTPLQERFCESILQTVIENVEIAIANPNDSAARANLMWCSTMALNGGQISLGMRNDWASHGIEHEISAIYDIPHGAGLSIVFPNWMEYVYKERPSRFAQYATRVWGISSEGKTEDELALAGIQATRDFFTKIGGEATLSQFEIDGSQLERMAVEAVRYGPIGSFKQLQQEDVHAILKNCL; encoded by the coding sequence ATTTTACCTTTCTCTTTCCATAACCCTACACGTATCATTTTCGGTGAAGGTACTGCCGGGCAAGTCGGTACTGTAACAGCTACATATGGCACAAAAGTTCTACTTGTGTACGGTGGTAACAGCATTAAACAATCCGGTCTTTACGATAATGTGATTGAACAATTAACAAATTCAGGTGTGCAATATGTTGAATTAACTGGAATTGAGCCTAATCCAAGACTTACAAGTGTATATGAAGGAATTGCGCTTTGTCGTGAACACAATGTTGATTTCATTCTAGCTGTTGGTGGTGGAAGTGTTATAGATGCTTCCAAAGCCATTGCAGCAGGAGTACCTTATGAAGGTGATGTATGGGATTTCTTCACGAATAAAGCTCGAATCGAATCAGCCCTTCCACTTGGTACCATTCTTACATTATCTGCAACAGGTACTGAGATGAATGGTTCTATGGTAATTAGCCATTGGGAAAGTAAATTGAAACGTGGTTCTGGTAGTCCACATGTATACCCACGTTTTTCTATTCTAGACCCTACGCTTACCTTTACCGTTCCCGAGCATCAGACCGTATATGGCTCGATTGATATTATGTCGCATGTGTTCGAACAGTATTTCAGTCTAACAACTGATACGCCACTTCAAGAACGTTTCTGCGAATCTATACTACAAACTGTAATAGAAAATGTTGAAATTGCCATCGCTAATCCAAACGATTCAGCTGCAAGAGCTAATCTAATGTGGTGTAGCACGATGGCACTTAATGGCGGACAAATTTCTCTTGGTATGCGTAATGACTGGGCATCTCATGGCATCGAGCACGAGATTAGCGCTATCTATGATATTCCCCATGGCGCTGGCTTATCAATCGTGTTCCCAAATTGGATGGAATATGTATATAAAGAACGTCCTAGTCGCTTTGCTCAATACGCTACTCGTGTATGGGGTATTAGTAGTGAAGGAAAAACAGAGGATGAACTTGCATTAGCAGGTATTCAAGCAACGCGTGACTTCTTTACTAAAATTGGCGGAGAAGCTACTCTCTCTCAATTCGAGATCGATGGTAGCCAATTAGAGCGAATGGCTGTTGAAGCAGTACGCTATGGACCTATTGGGTCGTTTAAGCAGTTACAACAGGAAGATGTACATGCGATACTAAAGAACTGCCTTTAA
- the queD gene encoding 6-carboxytetrahydropterin synthase QueD has product MIQQMYPQVEHPFEYELNKDFQFAAAHYVPSPKAGKCQQMHGHTYFVNVTVAGNQLDDTGFLVNFSLIKELIHDRFDHTLLNDHHKDFNNNESEYFPTTEVVARTIYELVSDFLAKTDNKATCVQVFLRETPTSYCIYRPRKLLRQLNAVGVER; this is encoded by the coding sequence ATGATCCAGCAAATGTATCCTCAAGTAGAGCATCCTTTTGAATATGAGCTTAATAAAGATTTTCAATTCGCTGCAGCCCACTACGTACCGTCACCGAAAGCTGGAAAGTGTCAGCAGATGCATGGTCATACGTACTTTGTTAACGTTACTGTTGCTGGTAATCAATTAGATGATACAGGTTTTTTAGTGAATTTTTCCCTCATTAAAGAGCTCATTCATGATCGCTTTGATCACACTTTGCTGAACGATCATCATAAAGATTTTAATAATAATGAGTCTGAATATTTTCCTACGACGGAAGTCGTTGCTCGTACAATTTATGAGCTTGTCAGTGATTTTTTAGCTAAAACAGATAATAAGGCTACTTGTGTGCAAGTATTTTTACGCGAAACACCTACAAGTTACTGTATATACCGCCCTCGTAAATTATTGCGTCAGTTGAATGCAGTAGGAGTGGAGCGATGA
- the queE gene encoding 7-carboxy-7-deazaguanine synthase QueE: protein MSAERTIPVLEVFGPTVQGEGMVVGRKTMFVRTAGCDYRCAWCDSAFTWDGTAKDEIQLRSAAQIIASLDELAGDAYDHVTISGGNPALLPQLNRFIDALHERGKKVALETQGSRWQDWFTSIDDMTISPKPPSSGMETDWKKLDEIVSKLVEHESNFCLKVVVFDEADLAYAKVVHQRYSGVSFYVQAGNGNLTEQEPVRMLPYLLERYEWLINLTMADSELNAVYVLPQLHTWVWGNKKGV, encoded by the coding sequence ATGAGTGCTGAACGTACCATTCCTGTACTGGAAGTATTCGGTCCCACTGTCCAAGGAGAAGGCATGGTTGTAGGACGTAAGACGATGTTTGTACGAACTGCTGGTTGTGATTATCGTTGTGCGTGGTGCGATTCTGCGTTTACATGGGATGGTACAGCGAAAGATGAGATTCAACTGCGATCTGCTGCACAAATTATCGCTTCGTTAGATGAGCTTGCTGGTGATGCATACGATCATGTCACCATTTCTGGAGGAAACCCAGCGCTATTGCCACAGTTAAATCGTTTCATAGATGCTCTTCATGAACGAGGGAAGAAAGTAGCTTTAGAAACACAAGGTAGTCGTTGGCAAGATTGGTTCACCAGTATTGATGATATGACGATTTCTCCTAAGCCGCCTAGCTCCGGCATGGAGACAGATTGGAAGAAGCTAGATGAAATTGTTAGTAAACTAGTGGAGCATGAATCGAATTTTTGCTTAAAAGTCGTTGTGTTCGATGAGGCAGATCTTGCTTATGCTAAAGTTGTTCACCAACGCTATTCGGGCGTTAGTTTCTACGTACAAGCTGGTAACGGGAATTTGACAGAGCAAGAGCCGGTGCGCATGCTACCTTATTTGTTAGAGCGATATGAATGGTTAATTAATTTAACGATGGCTGATAGTGAGCTGAATGCGGTGTATGTGTTGCCGCAGCTGCATACATGGGTATGGGGCAATAAAAAAGGCGTTTAG
- a CDS encoding ABC transporter substrate-binding protein, with protein MKQSMTILALSLLLFMAACSDGGNNTNRTDQNNNANTNVELTAEERKALNEAVGEITYITGFYYAASPPDIEVVLADELGYFDELGLNVKIIPGLDAEGMKFLAANKAQIASSGTPSQVIQAVSNGAGISGIATFGAEGTSALLVMNDSGIYKPADLKGKTIGYHGALPANLIAMLQYNGMDASDVKGVSVGYDPTILASGQIDALTVYKSNEPYQMELLGHDVRVIDPGEFGAETSFGVLAVNNEFAAANPATVEDFLRAVAKAHEYAIANIDESIAVLAARSDSVYDIPTETNRWKVESELLEKAKDTAHGIGWQTDEQWNREIKMLFDAKVIAKQLTVDEVMNNSYIDAIYKGTELIWPQ; from the coding sequence ATGAAGCAATCAATGACTATACTGGCACTTTCATTACTGCTATTTATGGCAGCTTGTAGTGATGGTGGTAATAATACTAATCGTACAGATCAGAACAATAATGCTAATACGAATGTTGAGCTTACTGCAGAAGAACGTAAAGCTCTAAATGAAGCAGTAGGCGAGATAACGTACATCACAGGATTTTATTACGCTGCATCCCCTCCTGATATTGAAGTAGTTTTAGCTGATGAATTAGGATATTTTGATGAGTTAGGGTTAAATGTGAAAATTATTCCGGGGCTTGATGCCGAGGGAATGAAGTTTCTAGCAGCAAATAAAGCACAAATTGCTAGTTCGGGAACACCTAGTCAAGTGATTCAAGCTGTTTCGAATGGTGCTGGTATTAGTGGAATCGCTACGTTTGGAGCGGAAGGTACGAGTGCTTTACTTGTCATGAATGATTCTGGTATTTATAAACCTGCTGATCTGAAAGGGAAAACAATTGGTTATCACGGGGCATTACCTGCTAATTTAATTGCAATGTTACAATATAATGGTATGGATGCTTCTGATGTGAAGGGTGTCTCTGTTGGTTATGATCCAACGATTCTTGCATCAGGTCAGATCGATGCGTTAACGGTATACAAATCGAACGAACCCTATCAAATGGAATTGCTCGGACATGACGTTCGTGTCATTGATCCAGGTGAATTCGGTGCAGAAACATCATTTGGTGTACTAGCTGTTAATAATGAATTTGCAGCTGCGAATCCAGCAACGGTGGAAGATTTTTTACGAGCAGTTGCTAAGGCACATGAATATGCTATTGCTAATATAGATGAATCAATTGCAGTGTTAGCTGCACGTTCAGATTCTGTCTATGATATTCCAACTGAAACGAATCGCTGGAAAGTTGAAAGTGAATTGTTAGAGAAAGCTAAAGATACAGCGCATGGAATAGGATGGCAAACCGATGAACAATGGAATCGGGAAATTAAGATGCTGTTTGATGCTAAAGTTATAGCGAAGCAATTAACAGTTGATGAAGTTATGAATAATTCATATATCGATGCAATCTATAAAGGTACAGAACTTATTTGGCCACAATAA
- a CDS encoding alpha/beta hydrolase has translation MPQINRVLRNKWFLTSFGIILILILAFSTVSFLLVNSVSATFEMDSVEEKYASSGEYQVETILILDELGENLYKIYYPQSVGVMHPLIAWGNGTGALPEQYDELLTHMASWGFVVIDTYSKTTGTGKEILASIEYMLAENDLPESQFYQTIQSDKIAAAGHSQGSTGVINAHTNYDNGSLIKTVVSIALPQLKYCDPKDKYDTSALKVPFFIMGGTRDFIISPTTSNQRALTDANPDIPVIMAMAKGAAHTAIEHDGGQHRGYLTAWMRYQLMDDAEAKRAFSGKGAELLTNTNWKDVRSVNL, from the coding sequence ATGCCACAAATCAATAGAGTACTTAGAAACAAATGGTTTTTAACATCATTTGGTATTATTTTAATTCTAATATTAGCTTTCTCTACAGTATCCTTCTTACTTGTAAACTCTGTATCTGCTACCTTTGAGATGGACAGTGTCGAAGAGAAATATGCTTCATCAGGAGAGTATCAAGTTGAAACGATATTGATCTTGGACGAACTTGGTGAAAACCTGTATAAAATTTATTACCCTCAGTCAGTAGGTGTTATGCATCCACTAATTGCTTGGGGCAATGGAACAGGGGCATTACCTGAACAATATGACGAGCTGTTAACTCACATGGCTAGTTGGGGATTTGTAGTTATTGATACATATAGCAAAACTACTGGAACTGGGAAAGAAATTCTAGCTTCCATAGAATACATGTTGGCTGAAAATGATTTGCCTGAAAGTCAATTTTATCAAACTATTCAGTCTGATAAAATTGCTGCTGCCGGTCATTCTCAAGGTTCTACTGGAGTCATTAATGCCCATACTAATTACGATAATGGTTCGCTTATTAAAACAGTTGTATCGATTGCTCTCCCTCAGTTGAAATATTGCGATCCAAAGGATAAATATGATACTTCAGCTTTGAAAGTTCCGTTTTTTATTATGGGTGGAACACGTGATTTTATTATATCACCTACAACGTCCAATCAGCGGGCATTGACTGATGCTAATCCGGATATTCCGGTGATAATGGCAATGGCAAAAGGAGCGGCACATACTGCCATTGAACATGATGGGGGGCAGCATAGAGGGTATTTGACTGCTTGGATGAGATATCAGTTAATGGATGACGCAGAGGCAAAACGTGCTTTTTCGGGTAAGGGTGCGGAGCTTCTTACAAATACTAATTGGAAGGATGTTCGTTCCGTAAATTTGTAG
- a CDS encoding S-layer homology domain-containing protein: MKKHLAIAAVAAMLSASLTTQAFAATPFNDINGVSSKIQIEALQQQGIIKGVSDTSFQPEDQLTAAQGISLIVRATQISLAAIDFSSAPTAEGFYKKVPNDAWYAQDFIIAHYNGLDIPADIDPNQPLTKEQFTHYLVQALELTGQYPMIKMFIVIEDEKDITVDYQGTIQRALLYKIVSLDESGKFDPSHLLTRAEAAAILFDAHSFIETHKDNVVPEMPNEKS, encoded by the coding sequence ATGAAGAAACATTTAGCAATTGCAGCGGTCGCAGCCATGCTTTCAGCATCATTAACTACACAGGCTTTCGCAGCTACCCCTTTCAACGATATTAATGGTGTAAGTAGTAAAATACAAATTGAAGCATTACAACAGCAAGGTATTATTAAAGGAGTGAGTGATACGTCATTCCAGCCAGAAGATCAATTAACTGCTGCCCAAGGCATTTCTTTAATTGTAAGAGCCACTCAAATCAGTCTTGCAGCAATTGATTTCTCAAGTGCGCCTACAGCTGAAGGTTTCTACAAAAAGGTTCCTAACGACGCATGGTATGCACAAGATTTCATTATTGCCCACTACAACGGTTTAGATATCCCAGCAGATATAGACCCTAATCAACCGTTGACCAAGGAACAGTTCACACATTATCTAGTACAAGCACTTGAACTTACAGGACAATACCCGATGATCAAAATGTTTATTGTAATTGAAGATGAGAAGGATATTACGGTTGACTACCAAGGAACTATTCAACGTGCGCTATTGTATAAAATCGTTTCTTTAGATGAATCAGGAAAATTTGATCCGTCACATCTGTTGACTCGTGCTGAGGCAGCTGCCATTTTATTCGATGCGCACAGTTTTATTGAAACGCATAAAGATAACGTAGTACCAGAAATGCCAAATGAAAAATCCTAA
- a CDS encoding LLM class flavin-dependent oxidoreductase codes for MTKISDRHIDFGVFLPITNGGWIISETTPTLNGCYDINRKAAKIADELGLDFIMSMAKWKGYGGSTNHWGTSLESMTMMAGLAEATSRVKIYATVHTLLFNPAVAAKMFATLDQISNGRVGMNVVSGSYANEFRQMGMWPEELGHSERYDLAKEWMHVVKRLWSEDVVTHKGQYFTMDNCESLPKPVQQPRPEIICAGQSERGLSFTIDEGDASFIGGRDLDELASVSKRAKQMAADRNKTIKTYAMFTIVPGETDEAAEQRMKLYQEGADTGAIKGMLRSYGLDPDGRENSMVARAKSAFMTETIHGSVDTITKRIQEILDITHIDGMMLTFPDYVEDLTIFGEQILPRIRREN; via the coding sequence ATGACAAAGATAAGCGATCGACATATTGACTTTGGTGTGTTTCTTCCGATAACTAACGGAGGCTGGATTATTTCTGAAACAACACCAACGCTTAATGGTTGTTATGATATTAATCGAAAAGCAGCCAAAATAGCAGATGAGCTTGGACTGGATTTTATTATGTCTATGGCTAAATGGAAGGGATACGGCGGTTCGACGAATCACTGGGGAACTTCATTAGAGTCTATGACGATGATGGCTGGTCTTGCTGAAGCTACCTCTAGAGTGAAAATATATGCAACGGTGCACACCTTATTATTCAATCCTGCTGTTGCAGCTAAAATGTTCGCGACTCTAGATCAGATTAGTAATGGTCGTGTTGGAATGAATGTAGTATCTGGCTCGTATGCTAATGAATTCCGGCAGATGGGGATGTGGCCAGAAGAACTTGGACATAGTGAGCGCTATGATCTTGCAAAAGAGTGGATGCATGTGGTTAAGCGACTATGGAGCGAAGATGTTGTTACACACAAAGGGCAATATTTCACAATGGACAATTGTGAGTCACTTCCTAAGCCAGTTCAGCAGCCACGTCCGGAAATTATTTGTGCTGGGCAATCCGAGAGAGGTTTAAGCTTCACGATTGATGAAGGAGATGCAAGCTTTATCGGTGGACGAGATCTGGACGAATTAGCATCTGTTAGTAAGCGAGCTAAGCAAATGGCTGCGGATCGCAACAAAACGATTAAGACGTATGCTATGTTTACGATTGTTCCTGGTGAAACAGATGAAGCTGCTGAACAACGAATGAAGCTGTACCAAGAGGGTGCTGACACAGGTGCTATTAAAGGGATGCTTCGCAGTTATGGACTTGATCCAGATGGTCGAGAGAATTCAATGGTTGCACGTGCAAAGAGTGCATTTATGACCGAAACGATTCACGGAAGTGTTGATACGATTACGAAGCGTATTCAAGAAATATTGGATATTACGCATATCGACGGTATGATGCTAACATTCCCTGACTACGTAGAAGACCTAACCATTTTTGGCGAGCAAATCTTACCGCGTATACGCCGCGAAAATTAA
- a CDS encoding ArsR family transcriptional regulator codes for MKVAVNTGNSYILECFASPTRIKMIELLKLTPMNIKQLSESLHIKPPIVTRHIQMLETAGIVRSELVAGKRGQQKLCFLHLEKMVLDFTLPSQQPILEVTPNEGKRYEVDVPVGMYAAYDVKPSCGLASETNMLGMCDDPRYFADPIHSDASIVWFSSGFVEYRIPNYMISNDQLSAIEVSLEICSETPCSSSEMLPSDIVFSINDTKIGVWTYPGRFGKDKGVFTPSWWYKNIQHGIMKHVRVTEQGSFIDGLQISDITITDLDIAYDKELLLKISCDSNAKNCGGVTIFGKEFGNYNQNIEVVLQCK; via the coding sequence ATGAAAGTAGCGGTTAATACAGGGAATAGTTATATATTAGAATGTTTTGCTTCGCCTACACGAATTAAGATGATTGAATTATTGAAGCTAACACCTATGAATATTAAACAATTATCTGAGTCTTTACATATTAAACCACCGATTGTTACGCGGCATATACAAATGCTTGAAACAGCAGGTATTGTTCGAAGTGAGCTTGTCGCTGGCAAAAGAGGACAACAGAAACTTTGCTTTTTACATTTAGAAAAAATGGTTTTAGATTTTACATTGCCCTCGCAGCAGCCGATATTGGAAGTCACACCTAATGAAGGTAAAAGGTATGAGGTCGATGTACCGGTAGGAATGTATGCTGCATATGACGTAAAACCAAGTTGCGGATTAGCTTCCGAGACGAATATGCTTGGAATGTGTGATGATCCACGTTATTTCGCTGATCCGATTCATAGTGATGCAAGTATCGTGTGGTTTAGTTCAGGATTTGTGGAATATCGTATCCCTAATTATATGATATCCAACGATCAATTATCAGCAATTGAAGTTTCTTTGGAAATTTGTTCGGAAACGCCATGTTCTTCGTCAGAAATGTTGCCTTCTGATATTGTATTTAGTATTAATGACACAAAAATTGGAGTTTGGACATATCCTGGTCGGTTCGGTAAAGATAAGGGGGTATTTACACCAAGCTGGTGGTACAAAAACATTCAGCATGGCATTATGAAGCATGTCCGAGTAACAGAGCAGGGCTCATTTATCGATGGCTTGCAAATATCTGATATAACAATTACTGATCTTGATATCGCTTATGATAAAGAATTGTTGTTGAAGATTAGTTGTGATAGCAATGCAAAAAATTGTGGTGGAGTTACTATTTTCGGTAAGGAATTTGGGAATTACAACCAAAATATTGAAGTGGTACTGCAATGTAAATGA
- the queC gene encoding 7-cyano-7-deazaguanine synthase QueC — protein sequence MLHEEKAVVVFSGGQDSTTCLFWALERFAEVEVITFNYGQRHMLELECAASIAEELGVKQHVLDMGLLNQLAPNALTRSDIDIEVKDGELPTTFVDGRNLLFLSFAAIVGKGIGAKHIVTGVCETDFSGYPDCRDIFVKSLNVTLNLSMDYQFVIDTPLMWLDKAQTWEMADQLGAFEFVRERTLTCYNGIAADGCGECPACELRRRGLEQYLERRQFTEIGGAK from the coding sequence ATGTTACACGAAGAGAAGGCGGTTGTTGTATTTAGTGGTGGTCAAGATAGTACCACATGTTTGTTTTGGGCATTAGAAAGATTTGCTGAGGTAGAGGTGATTACTTTTAACTATGGTCAACGTCATATGTTGGAGCTTGAATGTGCAGCCTCTATTGCAGAGGAACTTGGGGTCAAGCAACATGTGTTAGATATGGGCCTATTGAACCAACTTGCACCTAATGCTTTAACACGATCAGATATCGATATTGAGGTGAAGGATGGTGAGCTACCAACTACTTTTGTTGATGGTCGTAACTTGTTATTTCTCTCTTTTGCGGCAATTGTAGGGAAAGGGATTGGAGCCAAACATATTGTGACTGGTGTTTGTGAGACGGATTTCAGTGGTTATCCAGATTGTCGAGATATATTTGTGAAATCGTTGAATGTAACATTGAACCTCTCTATGGATTATCAATTCGTTATTGATACGCCATTAATGTGGTTGGACAAAGCGCAAACTTGGGAGATGGCGGATCAACTTGGTGCATTTGAATTTGTACGTGAACGTACGTTGACATGTTATAACGGTATTGCTGCAGATGGTTGCGGCGAATGTCCAGCATGCGAGCTTCGTCGTCGAGGATTAGAACAATATCTTGAAAGAAGACAATTCACTGAGATTGGAGGTGCTAAGTAA